The following are from one region of the Longimicrobium sp. genome:
- the rsmA gene encoding 16S rRNA (adenine(1518)-N(6)/adenine(1519)-N(6))-dimethyltransferase RsmA, whose translation MSRRQLPYPDDLPRAKRSLGQNFLIDPNIQRKIVAALDPSPDDEVLEIGPGVGALTRHLAGTVRRLVLVELDNDLAARLREEFAGEPSVEVINEDVLDVPLERITADPARLKVIGNIPYNITTPILFSLLERRPRPAMIVLMVQREVADRILEKAGSKTYGALAVGVQAVADATRVLNVSRDAFRPVPDVMSSVVRIVPHDPPRLTTDDEAALRELTRAAFQQRRKQFQRILRDAYHLSVDEVEAVGRAAGMDLVQRPETFSAEKFIDLARVLRARVDTA comes from the coding sequence GTGTCGCGCCGGCAGCTTCCCTATCCCGACGACCTCCCCCGCGCCAAGCGCTCGCTGGGGCAGAACTTCCTGATCGACCCCAACATCCAGCGGAAGATCGTCGCCGCGCTCGACCCCTCTCCGGACGACGAGGTGCTGGAGATCGGCCCCGGCGTCGGTGCGCTCACCAGGCACCTCGCCGGGACGGTGCGGCGGCTCGTCCTGGTGGAGCTCGACAACGATCTCGCGGCCCGGTTGCGCGAGGAGTTCGCGGGCGAGCCGTCGGTGGAGGTGATCAACGAGGACGTGCTCGACGTCCCGCTGGAGCGCATCACCGCCGATCCCGCGCGGCTCAAGGTGATCGGCAACATCCCCTACAACATCACCACGCCCATCCTCTTCTCGCTGCTGGAGCGGCGGCCGAGGCCCGCGATGATCGTGCTGATGGTGCAGCGCGAGGTGGCCGACCGCATCCTGGAGAAGGCGGGGAGCAAGACGTACGGCGCGCTGGCCGTCGGCGTGCAGGCGGTGGCCGACGCCACGCGCGTGCTGAACGTCAGCCGCGACGCCTTCCGCCCCGTCCCCGACGTGATGTCGAGCGTGGTGAGGATCGTCCCCCACGACCCGCCGCGGCTGACGACGGACGACGAGGCGGCGCTGCGCGAGCTGACGCGCGCCGCCTTCCAGCAGCGCCGCAAGCAGTTCCAGCGCATCCTCCGCGACGCCTACCACCTCTCCGTCGACGAGGTCGAGGCGGTCGGCCGCGCCGCCGGCATGGACCTCGTCCAGCGCCCCGAGACCTTCTCCGCCGAGAAGTTCATCGACCTCGCCCGCGTGCTCCGGGCCAGGGTCGATACCGCCTGA
- a CDS encoding SpoIIE family protein phosphatase codes for MPAAATAPALARPAREVLDDLRRAYGDGVRVWARAGDGWRVVLGSEADGQTAPCPSAVDVPGTEYQLELPGVEPQTVEGAARFLGSTLSRMLRHDDEIRSFSREISERYEEINLLYSISEILGSIISLEQAAGTIITEVASILGASRAALWVHDAERAQLTLAAVEGGDGFSGPIPVDDRCSVTASVFREGRPVILAPGEVWARADCGGTEQQPQQGAFLSVPVSYTPPEGESRTVGVINLTGRPGGFSAGDMKLLAAIASQIGAAVENNRLIEESLQQERIVREMELAHDLQLKLLPPLEQFANYADVAARCVPAESVGGDFYHLFRLPGNRLGVLIGDVSSHGFGAALIMALTMSAVAIHASEGDPPAEVLRRTHLALIDELETTEMYLTLFYGVIDPAEGTIAYANAGHSHAWRIPAQGDPQRLAVTDPPFGIIDRSQYGEATAPWVGGEDLLFLFTDGLSDALDRGEVAGEHLLVDEVARLRARPTDEIVRRLFARVGEAGSVPPDDRTAVVLRF; via the coding sequence ATGCCCGCCGCCGCCACCGCCCCCGCGCTGGCCCGCCCCGCCCGCGAAGTGCTGGACGACCTCCGGCGCGCGTACGGAGACGGCGTGCGCGTGTGGGCGCGCGCCGGCGACGGCTGGCGCGTGGTGCTGGGATCGGAAGCGGACGGCCAGACGGCGCCCTGCCCCTCCGCGGTGGACGTCCCCGGCACCGAGTACCAGCTGGAGCTCCCCGGCGTGGAGCCGCAGACCGTGGAGGGCGCGGCGCGCTTCCTGGGGAGCACGCTGTCGCGGATGCTGCGCCACGACGACGAGATCCGCTCCTTCAGCCGCGAGATCTCCGAGCGCTACGAGGAGATCAACCTCCTCTACTCCATCAGCGAGATCCTGGGCTCCATCATCTCGCTCGAGCAGGCGGCGGGGACGATCATCACCGAGGTGGCCAGCATCCTCGGCGCCAGCCGCGCCGCGCTCTGGGTGCACGATGCCGAGCGTGCGCAGCTGACCCTGGCGGCGGTGGAGGGCGGCGACGGCTTCAGCGGCCCCATCCCCGTCGACGACCGCTGCTCGGTCACCGCCTCCGTCTTCCGCGAGGGCCGGCCGGTCATCCTGGCGCCGGGCGAGGTCTGGGCACGCGCCGACTGCGGCGGCACCGAGCAGCAGCCGCAGCAGGGCGCCTTCCTCTCCGTCCCCGTCAGCTACACCCCGCCCGAGGGCGAGTCGCGCACCGTGGGGGTGATCAACCTCACCGGCCGGCCGGGGGGGTTCAGCGCGGGCGACATGAAGCTGCTGGCCGCCATCGCCAGCCAGATCGGCGCGGCGGTCGAGAACAACCGGCTGATCGAGGAGTCGCTGCAGCAGGAGCGCATCGTTCGCGAGATGGAGCTGGCGCACGACCTCCAGCTCAAGCTTCTCCCCCCGCTGGAGCAGTTCGCCAACTACGCCGACGTGGCCGCGCGATGCGTTCCGGCGGAGAGCGTGGGCGGCGACTTCTACCACCTCTTCCGCCTCCCCGGCAACCGGCTGGGCGTGCTGATCGGCGACGTCAGCAGCCACGGCTTCGGCGCCGCGCTGATCATGGCGCTGACCATGAGCGCCGTGGCCATCCACGCGTCGGAGGGCGATCCGCCGGCCGAGGTGCTGCGCCGCACCCACCTCGCCCTGATCGACGAGCTGGAGACGACGGAGATGTACCTGACGCTGTTCTACGGCGTCATCGATCCCGCCGAGGGGACGATCGCCTACGCCAACGCCGGGCACTCGCACGCCTGGCGCATCCCCGCGCAGGGCGATCCGCAGCGGCTGGCGGTGACCGACCCGCCCTTCGGGATCATCGACCGCTCGCAGTACGGGGAAGCGACGGCGCCCTGGGTGGGCGGGGAAGACCTCCTCTTCCTCTTCACCGACGGCCTCTCCGACGCGCTCGACCGCGGCGAGGTGGCGGGGGAGCACCTGCTGGTCGACGAGGTGGCGCGGCTGCGCGCCCGCCCCACGGACGAGATCGTGCGGCGGCTGTTCGCGCGCGTCGGCGAGGCGGGGAGCGTGCCGCCCGACGACCGCACCGCCGTGGTCCTGCGCTTCTAG
- a CDS encoding DUF4157 domain-containing protein, protein MSLLGRIADLLIGPRVPAEELPGAPLPPGVTVRRNGLIPGIGGITGGMQGPASAVTLGSTILVHPRAPIDAGLLAHELVHVEQWRADPLFAAKYVVEWMRRGYRNNRYEIEAYERERRFREELSKTARNS, encoded by the coding sequence GTGAGTCTCCTCGGGCGCATCGCCGACCTGCTGATCGGGCCCCGGGTGCCGGCGGAGGAGCTTCCCGGCGCGCCGCTGCCGCCGGGGGTGACGGTGCGCCGCAACGGTCTGATCCCCGGCATCGGCGGGATCACCGGGGGGATGCAGGGGCCGGCCAGCGCGGTGACGCTGGGGAGCACGATCCTGGTGCATCCCCGCGCGCCGATCGACGCGGGGCTGCTGGCGCACGAGCTGGTGCACGTGGAGCAGTGGCGGGCGGACCCGCTGTTCGCGGCGAAGTACGTGGTGGAGTGGATGCGGCGGGGATACAGGAACAACCGGTACGAGATCGAGGCATACGAGCGGGAGCGCCGCTTCCGCGAGGAACTGTCGAAAACCGCGAGGAATTCGTGA
- a CDS encoding ATP-binding protein gives MEHHDRGRVRDGTQFALELPSDLRLIDGAIGYLASRLRDYGYEGSRLTLNFRVGVSEALANAMIYGNARDPAKKVRVEVDLRADQVTVVVRDQGSGFDPLAVPDPTLPENLEEPGGRGIFLIRELMDEVDFAGCGNCVRLVLYRHEPLPRAS, from the coding sequence ATGGAGCACCACGACCGGGGCCGCGTCCGCGACGGCACCCAATTCGCGCTGGAGCTCCCCAGCGACCTCCGCCTGATCGACGGCGCCATCGGCTACCTGGCCAGCCGCCTGCGCGACTACGGCTACGAGGGCTCGCGCCTGACGCTGAACTTCCGCGTGGGCGTGTCCGAGGCGCTGGCCAACGCCATGATCTACGGCAACGCCCGCGACCCCGCCAAGAAGGTGCGCGTGGAGGTCGATCTCCGCGCCGACCAGGTCACCGTGGTCGTGCGCGACCAGGGGAGCGGCTTCGACCCGCTGGCCGTGCCCGACCCCACCCTTCCCGAGAACCTCGAGGAGCCCGGCGGGCGCGGCATCTTCCTGATCCGCGAACTGATGGACGAGGTGGACTTCGCCGGGTGCGGGAACTGCGTGCGCCTGGTGCTGTACCGCCACGAACCGCTCCCCCGCGCATCCTGA
- a CDS encoding DNA internalization-related competence protein ComEC/Rec2 translates to MSALRPPLVAASLAFLAGLLAGLRVETVPPGAALLAVLPLGAAALHRPVLGAAMSRRATQAALLGALALAGAGNGAQARRDAARDCRSILADGTKLSLAGALAADFAPPPDTTERIPLLPLRIERAASSRGTIGRCAVEVRVRLPRGTPALAAGTELRVDGEWRLLPSPVDRGRWPVSPAYRGYMLSKSATVTAPVELARHPMLALRGRAERQIRRLFPRNAPLADALVLGRRETMDRAVADRFAASGLVHLLAISGTHVALVAAALMLLARVAGVRRDAAVWLTIALVTLYLAMIGAPPSAVRSGIMTALTLLTLVLQRPSSPWSIVAAAGFAILALDPMAALDAGVQLSFAGVLGIMALRRAMLDRVPLRLREGKVLRPLAESLVVSVAAFVATAPVVAHHFGQVAPVSILANLPAIPLTSLALVGIGAACALEPLAPGLARLVADGASLALGLLGKVVDAAAAVPGGHAAVARPQWWLWAAAAIAVLLALEWSAGMRRRVRWALAPLAAGAAFLLLPLAAAPARGLEVAFIDIGQGDAIALHTPGDRWVLVDAGPWDEDFDAGARRVLPYLRRHGARRLEAMVLTHPHVDHIGGAAAVMRGMHVGRMIEPGLAFGTPVYLHTLTAAESTHVQWTAARQDRTLHVDGVELTFLWPAADVLDAPADANDISAVIRLRYGAFSMLLTGDAPDFVEHALVARYGQNLRSAVLKAGHHGSRTASSEEFLETVDPALAVISCGRRNKYGHPAPETLARLRAEGIEVARTDEDGTVVIDVDPGGRAWHREEP, encoded by the coding sequence ATGAGCGCGCTGCGCCCGCCGCTGGTCGCGGCGTCCCTGGCCTTCCTCGCGGGCCTCCTGGCCGGGCTGCGGGTGGAGACGGTTCCGCCCGGCGCGGCGCTCCTGGCCGTGCTCCCGCTCGGCGCAGCCGCCCTGCACCGCCCCGTCCTCGGCGCGGCGATGTCGCGCCGCGCGACACAGGCGGCGCTCCTCGGCGCGCTCGCGCTGGCCGGCGCGGGAAACGGCGCGCAGGCGCGGCGCGACGCGGCGCGCGACTGCCGCTCCATCCTGGCGGATGGGACGAAGTTGTCCCTCGCCGGTGCGCTCGCCGCGGACTTCGCGCCGCCGCCCGACACGACGGAGCGCATCCCCCTCCTCCCGCTGCGGATCGAACGCGCAGCGTCGTCCCGCGGAACGATTGGACGATGCGCGGTCGAGGTGCGCGTCCGCCTTCCGCGCGGCACCCCCGCGCTCGCGGCGGGAACGGAGCTGCGCGTGGACGGCGAGTGGCGGCTCCTCCCCTCCCCCGTCGACCGCGGGAGATGGCCGGTCTCGCCCGCGTACCGCGGCTACATGCTGTCGAAGTCCGCCACCGTCACCGCGCCGGTGGAGCTGGCGCGCCACCCGATGCTGGCGCTGCGGGGACGCGCGGAGCGGCAGATCCGGCGGCTCTTCCCGCGCAACGCGCCGCTCGCGGACGCGCTGGTCCTCGGGAGGCGGGAGACGATGGACCGCGCGGTGGCGGACCGCTTCGCCGCGTCGGGGCTGGTGCACCTGCTGGCCATCTCCGGCACGCACGTGGCCCTCGTCGCCGCCGCGCTGATGCTGCTGGCGCGCGTGGCCGGCGTGCGCCGCGACGCCGCGGTGTGGCTCACCATCGCCCTGGTCACGCTCTACCTGGCGATGATCGGCGCGCCGCCTTCGGCCGTGCGCTCGGGGATCATGACCGCGCTCACGCTGCTCACGCTGGTGCTGCAGCGGCCGTCGTCGCCCTGGTCCATCGTGGCCGCGGCGGGATTCGCGATCCTGGCGCTGGACCCGATGGCCGCGCTGGACGCGGGGGTGCAGCTCTCCTTCGCGGGGGTGCTGGGGATCATGGCGCTGCGGCGGGCGATGCTCGACCGCGTCCCTTTGCGCCTGCGCGAGGGGAAGGTGCTGCGGCCGCTCGCCGAGTCGCTGGTCGTCAGCGTGGCCGCGTTCGTGGCGACGGCGCCGGTGGTGGCGCACCACTTCGGCCAGGTCGCGCCGGTCTCCATCCTCGCCAATCTCCCCGCCATCCCCCTGACCTCGCTTGCGCTGGTGGGGATCGGGGCCGCGTGTGCGCTGGAGCCACTGGCGCCCGGCCTCGCCCGGCTGGTGGCGGACGGCGCCTCGCTCGCGCTGGGCCTGCTGGGGAAGGTGGTGGACGCCGCCGCGGCGGTCCCCGGCGGACATGCCGCCGTCGCCCGGCCGCAGTGGTGGCTCTGGGCCGCGGCCGCGATCGCCGTCCTCCTCGCGCTGGAGTGGTCGGCGGGAATGCGGCGGCGGGTGCGCTGGGCGCTGGCGCCGCTGGCCGCGGGCGCGGCGTTCCTCCTCCTCCCGCTGGCCGCCGCCCCCGCGCGCGGGCTGGAGGTGGCCTTCATCGACATCGGCCAGGGAGACGCCATCGCCCTGCACACGCCGGGGGACCGGTGGGTCCTGGTGGACGCGGGGCCGTGGGACGAGGACTTCGACGCGGGCGCGCGGCGCGTCCTCCCGTATCTCAGGCGACACGGCGCGCGGAGACTGGAGGCGATGGTGCTGACCCATCCCCACGTGGACCACATCGGCGGCGCCGCGGCGGTGATGCGGGGGATGCATGTCGGACGGATGATCGAGCCCGGGCTGGCCTTCGGGACGCCCGTCTATCTCCACACCCTGACGGCCGCGGAATCGACCCACGTGCAGTGGACTGCGGCGCGGCAGGACCGCACATTGCACGTCGACGGCGTGGAACTGACGTTCCTGTGGCCTGCAGCGGACGTTCTTGACGCGCCTGCGGATGCGAACGACATTTCGGCCGTGATCCGGCTTCGTTACGGCGCCTTTTCGATGCTGCTGACGGGCGATGCGCCGGACTTCGTGGAGCACGCGCTGGTGGCCCGCTACGGCCAGAATCTCCGTTCCGCCGTGCTGAAGGCGGGGCACCACGGGAGCCGCACGGCGTCGTCGGAGGAGTTCCTGGAGACGGTCGATCCCGCGCTGGCGGTGATCTCGTGCGGGCGGCGCAACAAATACGGCCACCCCGCGCCCGAGACGCTCGCGAGGCTGCGCGCGGAGGGGATCGAGGTGGCGCGGACGGACGAGGACGGCACGGTGGTGATCGACGTGGACCCCGGCGGCCGCGCCTGGCACCGCGAGGAGCCGTGA
- a CDS encoding type II toxin-antitoxin system RelE/ParE family toxin, whose product MAWEVEVTDEFLEWYMALPLKEAQAVFRVVGYLEERGPQLSFPFSSDVRGSRHGNMRELRAQSGGHPLRMLYAFDPRRTAIILLGGDKTGDDAWYERNVPLADRLYDEYLEELRKEGLI is encoded by the coding sequence ATGGCATGGGAAGTGGAGGTCACCGACGAGTTTCTCGAATGGTACATGGCCCTTCCGCTGAAGGAGGCCCAAGCCGTGTTCCGCGTGGTCGGCTACCTCGAGGAACGTGGTCCGCAACTGAGCTTCCCGTTCAGCTCCGACGTGAGGGGCTCGCGCCACGGCAACATGCGCGAGCTGCGTGCGCAGAGTGGCGGCCATCCGCTGCGAATGTTGTACGCCTTCGATCCGCGCCGGACCGCGATCATCCTGCTGGGTGGTGACAAGACAGGCGACGATGCGTGGTACGAGCGCAACGTTCCGCTCGCGGATCGCCTGTACGATGAGTACCTCGAGGAGCTGAGAAAGGAAGGATTGATCTGA
- the coaD gene encoding pantetheine-phosphate adenylyltransferase — MSDRIALVPGSFDPITRGHEDIVRRALAFAERAIVAVAHNPQSQKQGMFTVDERLALIRDVFSDEPRIEGAAFQGLLVDFARERGATLVVRGVRSVADFEYEMQMALMNRSLFPALDTVFMAPDPEHAFVSATLVRQIATLGGDVTPFVSPAVLHRIREKLGVPTNPGAWT; from the coding sequence ATGAGCGACCGAATCGCGCTCGTCCCCGGCTCCTTCGACCCGATCACGCGGGGCCACGAAGACATCGTCCGCCGCGCGCTGGCGTTCGCCGAACGTGCGATCGTGGCTGTCGCCCACAACCCGCAGTCGCAGAAGCAGGGGATGTTCACCGTCGACGAGCGCCTGGCGCTGATCCGCGACGTGTTCTCCGACGAGCCGCGGATCGAGGGCGCGGCGTTCCAGGGGCTGCTGGTCGATTTCGCGCGGGAGCGCGGCGCGACCCTCGTCGTGCGCGGCGTGCGCTCCGTGGCGGATTTCGAGTACGAGATGCAGATGGCGCTGATGAACCGCAGCCTCTTCCCCGCGCTCGACACCGTCTTCATGGCGCCGGACCCCGAGCACGCCTTCGTCTCCGCCACCCTCGTCCGCCAGATCGCCACGCTGGGTGGAGATGTGACCCCGTTCGTCTCCCCGGCCGTTCTCCATCGCATCCGCGAGAAGCTTGGCGTGCCAACAAATCCAGGTGCCTGGACGTGA
- a CDS encoding STAS domain-containing protein, translating into MSFRTSKQNGVVVVDVDGQLIVGNRQELKQKVLDELEGGERKFLIDFTNTGYIDSSGLGVLVSLSKKIREQGGELRLANLNEDLRTLFELTKLDTLFNIADSRDAALSAF; encoded by the coding sequence ATGAGCTTCCGAACGAGCAAGCAGAACGGTGTGGTGGTGGTGGACGTGGACGGGCAGCTCATCGTGGGCAACCGCCAGGAGCTGAAGCAGAAGGTGCTCGACGAGCTCGAGGGCGGCGAGCGCAAGTTCCTCATCGACTTCACCAACACCGGCTACATCGACTCCTCCGGGCTGGGCGTGCTGGTCAGCCTGTCGAAGAAGATCCGGGAGCAGGGCGGCGAGCTGCGCCTGGCCAACCTCAACGAGGACCTGCGCACGCTCTTCGAGCTGACCAAGCTCGACACCCTCTTCAACATCGCGGACTCGCGCGACGCGGCGCTGTCCGCCTTCTGA
- the fbp gene encoding class 1 fructose-bisphosphatase, giving the protein MSSKGIITIERHIIEAERQFPEATGAFSSILYDIAFAAKMIGKEVRRAGLADILGYTGEVNVQGEEVRKLDEYANEVLFKALDHTGHLCGMASEEVEDFIPIPDKFPTGNYCVLFDPLDGSSNIDANVSVGTIFSIHRKVSDHPRGCVVDCLQAGYKQVAAGYVVYGSSTMLVYTTGNGVHGFTLEPSIGEFLLSHPHMCIPEKGQRIYSVNEGNYGKWGKGQRKLVDWLKGYAGDNPKPFSSRYIGSLVADFHRNLLYGGLFMYPADAKNPKGKLRLLYEAAPLAMIAEHAGGKATDGQRRIMEIDPESLHQRTPLYIGTKEYVDIASRYLAESAVEEPALAAV; this is encoded by the coding sequence GTGAGCAGCAAGGGCATCATCACCATCGAGCGCCACATCATCGAGGCCGAGCGGCAGTTTCCCGAGGCCACGGGGGCGTTCAGCAGCATCCTCTACGACATCGCCTTCGCGGCCAAGATGATCGGCAAGGAGGTGCGTCGCGCCGGCCTGGCCGACATCCTGGGCTACACCGGCGAGGTGAACGTGCAGGGCGAGGAGGTGCGCAAGCTGGACGAGTACGCCAACGAGGTGCTGTTCAAGGCGCTCGACCACACCGGCCACCTGTGCGGGATGGCGTCGGAGGAGGTGGAGGACTTCATCCCCATCCCCGACAAGTTCCCCACCGGCAACTACTGCGTGCTCTTCGACCCGCTCGACGGCTCGTCGAACATCGACGCCAACGTCTCGGTGGGCACCATCTTCTCCATCCACCGCAAGGTCAGCGACCACCCGCGCGGGTGCGTGGTCGACTGCCTGCAGGCGGGATACAAGCAGGTGGCGGCCGGCTACGTGGTCTACGGCTCGTCGACGATGCTGGTCTACACCACGGGGAACGGCGTGCACGGGTTCACGCTGGAGCCGTCGATCGGCGAGTTCCTCCTCTCGCACCCCCACATGTGCATCCCCGAGAAGGGGCAGCGCATCTACAGCGTGAACGAGGGGAACTACGGGAAGTGGGGCAAGGGGCAGCGGAAGCTGGTGGACTGGCTGAAGGGGTACGCGGGCGACAACCCCAAGCCGTTCTCCTCGCGCTACATCGGCTCGCTGGTGGCCGACTTCCACCGCAACCTGCTGTACGGCGGGCTGTTCATGTACCCGGCGGACGCGAAGAACCCCAAGGGGAAGCTGCGGCTGCTGTACGAGGCGGCGCCGCTGGCCATGATCGCCGAGCACGCGGGCGGCAAGGCGACGGACGGGCAGCGTCGGATCATGGAGATCGACCCCGAGTCGCTGCACCAGCGCACGCCGCTGTACATCGGCACCAAGGAGTACGTCGACATCGCGAGCCGCTACCTGGCCGAGTCGGCCGTGGAGGAGCCGGCGCTCGCCGCGGTCTGA
- the rsmD gene encoding 16S rRNA (guanine(966)-N(2))-methyltransferase RsmD, with the protein MRIVAGTWGGRIIQAPPGRGTRPTTDRVREAWMSTVAPELPGARVLDLFAGSGALGLEALSRGASHCTFVEQDAKALAALRANVKALDAADRVDVFRTDAVKYAAALAPGAFDVAFADPPYGKGFARALAEAFAVAPFASLLCIEHGKDDVLPGLPGARSRRYGDTWITYLPAPE; encoded by the coding sequence ATGCGGATCGTCGCGGGGACGTGGGGCGGGCGCATCATCCAGGCGCCGCCGGGGCGGGGGACGCGGCCGACGACCGACCGCGTGCGCGAGGCGTGGATGAGCACGGTGGCGCCCGAGCTTCCCGGCGCGCGCGTGCTCGACCTCTTTGCCGGCTCCGGCGCGCTGGGGCTGGAGGCGCTCTCCCGCGGCGCGTCGCACTGCACCTTCGTGGAGCAGGATGCGAAGGCGCTGGCCGCGCTCAGGGCCAACGTGAAGGCGCTGGATGCCGCCGACCGCGTGGACGTGTTCCGCACCGACGCCGTGAAGTACGCCGCCGCGCTCGCCCCCGGCGCCTTCGACGTGGCCTTCGCCGACCCGCCGTACGGGAAGGGGTTCGCGCGGGCGCTGGCGGAGGCGTTCGCGGTGGCGCCGTTCGCGTCGCTGCTCTGCATCGAGCACGGGAAGGACGACGTGCTCCCCGGCCTCCCCGGCGCGCGCAGCCGCCGCTACGGAGACACCTGGATCACCTACCTCCCTGCCCCCGAATGA
- a CDS encoding helix-turn-helix domain-containing protein has product MAGHTPWRQVRAGRFTPEQIEELDRQVEAGILAMELHELRRARDISQEQLAERLGTRQPNVSKLERRKDVRLSTLRAAIEAMGGELRIIAHFPDADYEIDQFERAAEAAD; this is encoded by the coding sequence ATGGCGGGACATACTCCCTGGCGCCAAGTCCGCGCTGGAAGGTTCACTCCCGAGCAGATCGAGGAGCTCGATCGCCAGGTCGAGGCCGGCATCCTCGCGATGGAACTGCACGAGCTTCGCCGCGCGCGCGATATCAGCCAGGAGCAGCTGGCCGAGCGGCTCGGCACTCGCCAGCCGAACGTGTCGAAGCTTGAGCGGCGGAAGGACGTTCGGCTCAGTACGCTGCGCGCCGCGATCGAGGCGATGGGCGGAGAGCTGCGGATCATCGCCCACTTCCCGGACGCGGACTACGAGATCGACCAGTTCGAGCGCGCGGCGGAGGCGGCGGACTGA
- the pta gene encoding phosphate acetyltransferase: MDFLSTIRTRARDRLRRLVFPEGHDARTLEAVTRIVADGLAIPLVIGGDLTRADLDDLGAVDVEVVDPATDPRRAGLAARLHERRRAKGMTEEEALRAVADPLLYGALMVGAGHADGSVAGAANTTGDVIRAAIYGVGPAPGIRTVSSSFYMVVPPFRSDDAEVLTFTDGAVIPDPTAEQLADIALAAAEARPRVVGDAPRVAFLSYSTVGSAQGPSIEKVREALAIFRAKSPDIPADGELQVDAALIESIGSKKAPGSPVAGRANILVFPDLDAGNIAYKLVQRLAHAEAIGPLLQGLAKPCNDLSRGASVDDIVNTACLTSLMAA; this comes from the coding sequence ATGGATTTCCTCTCCACCATCCGTACTCGCGCGCGTGACCGCCTGCGCCGGCTCGTCTTCCCCGAGGGCCACGACGCGCGCACGCTCGAGGCGGTGACGCGCATCGTCGCCGACGGGCTCGCCATCCCCCTCGTCATCGGCGGCGACCTGACGCGCGCGGATCTGGACGACCTGGGCGCCGTCGACGTCGAAGTAGTCGATCCCGCCACCGACCCGCGCCGCGCCGGGCTGGCCGCGCGCCTGCACGAGCGCCGCAGGGCGAAGGGGATGACGGAGGAAGAAGCCCTCCGCGCCGTGGCCGACCCGCTGCTGTACGGCGCGCTGATGGTGGGCGCGGGCCACGCCGACGGCTCCGTCGCCGGCGCGGCGAACACCACGGGCGACGTCATCCGCGCCGCCATCTACGGCGTCGGCCCGGCGCCGGGGATCCGCACCGTCTCCTCGTCCTTCTACATGGTCGTGCCGCCCTTCCGCTCGGACGACGCGGAGGTGCTCACCTTCACCGACGGCGCGGTGATCCCCGATCCCACCGCCGAGCAGCTGGCCGACATCGCGCTCGCCGCCGCCGAGGCGCGCCCGCGCGTGGTCGGCGACGCGCCGCGGGTGGCCTTCCTCAGCTACTCGACCGTGGGGAGCGCGCAGGGGCCGAGCATCGAGAAGGTGCGGGAGGCGCTCGCCATCTTCCGCGCGAAGTCCCCCGACATCCCCGCCGACGGCGAGCTGCAGGTGGATGCCGCGCTGATCGAATCCATCGGCTCGAAGAAGGCGCCCGGCTCGCCCGTGGCCGGCCGCGCCAACATCCTCGTCTTCCCCGACCTGGACGCGGGGAACATCGCCTACAAGCTGGTGCAGCGCCTGGCGCACGCCGAGGCCATCGGTCCCCTGCTCCAGGGCCTGGCGAAGCCGTGCAACGACCTCTCCCGCGGCGCCAGCGTCGACGACATCGTCAACACCGCCTGCCTGACGTCGCTGATGGCGGCTTGA